The following DNA comes from Fibrobacter sp..
CTACCGTTTTTCCGACGCCATGAAAAATCCCGGCTTTATCGGAATCGACGACATCCAAAACGTGTACGCCCCGCAAGGGTTCCGCCACTTTAAAATCGAAGGCCGCAGCCTCGGCAGCGCCGTCATCCTAGAATTTTTGCTCTATTACATGACCAAACCCGAATTCCAGCTCCAAGTCCGCGAAGAAATCTACCTCGACAGCTCGCTGGACTTGTTTTAAGACGAACTATGCTTATTTTTTCCGTTTTTCGGCTTTTTGGGGCGCTTTTTCATTGTCTGAAACACGAAAAAGTGCTATATTTGATGCGTAAAAATCTAATTACCTTAAAAGGAAGGTTAAATCATGGCTAGAAAGAAGATTGCACTTGTTGGTGCTGGTCAAATCGGTGGTACAATGGCTCTCGTGCTCGCTCAGAAGAATCTTGGCGACGTGGTCCTTATCGATATTCCGCAGACTCAGGGCATGCCGAAGGGCAAGGCTCTCGACATTATGGAAGGCCGCTCTGTCATCAACTCTTCCGTGGATCTTCAGGGTTCTACCGACTACTCCGCCATCAAGGGCGCAGACGTCGTGATCGTGACCGCCGGTTTCCCGCGTATGCCGGGCATGAGCCGTGACGACCTCCTGGACAAGAACTGCGGCGTGATCAAGACCGTTGCCGAAGCCATCAAGGAAAACGCTCCGGATGCATTCGTCATCGTGATCACCAACCCGCTCGACGCCATGGTCTACAACATGCAGAAGCAGTCCGGTCTCCCGGCTAACAAGGTCATTGGTATGGCTGGCGTGCTTGACTCTGCCCGTCTCGCTTGCTTTGTGGCCGACGAACTGGGCGTGTCTGTCGAAGACGTGAAGGCCCTCGTGATGGGCGGCCACGGCGACACCATGGTTTCCATCATGGAATGCGTGTCTGTTGGCGGTATCCCGGTTTCTCAGCTCATGAGCAAGGAAAAGTTCGCCGAACTCGCCAAGCGTACCGCCGGTGCTGGTGGCGAAATCGTGAACCTCCTCGGCCGCGGCTCAGCCTTCTACAGCCCGGCTACTTCCGCTATCCACATGGCTGAAGCTTACCTCCTTGACAAGAAGAGCGTGTTCTCTTGCGCTGCCAAGCTGAACGGCGAATACGGCGTTAAGGGCCTCTACTGCGGCGTGCCGGTCGTGGTCGGTGCAAACGGTGTCGAAAAGATTCTCGAAGTCAAGATGAGCGCCGAAGAAAAGGCCGCCTTCGACAAGTCCGTTGAGGCTTGCAAGAAGAACGCCGAATGGGTCGACGCACATACGTAAGCGACCGTTCGCGCTAGACTTAGGCAAACAAGTGTAGGGCTGGCGCTCACTCTCGCAAACACGACCGGTTAATACCGGTCGTTTTTTTGCTCACGGGTAATCTCGGGTTTGTCATCCCCGCGAAGGCGGGGATCTCCAATAAAGTTTGTCCCTCGGCTTAGCCGAGGGATTTTCTGTTGAAAAGGCTAGGCAAGAACCTTTTCTAGCAGATTTCGTACTGATCCAACAACTGTTTCAAACGGGATACCCTTAGCATAACTGAAGGTCTTGCTGTATTTTTCCCATTGGCGGCGTATGTCGTCGCTATGTTCGATTTCTTCTATGCGATAAGCGTATTTTAACACCTTGTCCTTTGTTTTTCTATGAGTGGCAGTCGCAAGTAGCGCATGGTTCAAAGTTGGAATGTCGAATTGGACCGACTTCGTGAGCATATGGATGTCATAGTAATCACGGGGACGTTTATTAAGAATACTTCTCGTTATAATAGTCTCAAGTTTTTCCGCCAAGACTGTCTCAACAGGATAAGACCATGCCCTAATAAGGGATTTTTCAAAGTTCCTTTTAAAGAACATTTGTTGGACACCAGGATAGATGCTGTCCCCTGCGGTAACATCCACTGTCAGAATGCCGTGCATCTCTTCATAATCCACATTCAAGAAAGCGCGAATCCCATGATATTCATCGTCTTCACGAATAAACTCCAGGTGGTCTAGGGTAAATGTAAAATCATCCTCAACTTGCACTCCGCAAATATGCGTAAAAGCCTTTGCCATTACAGTCTCTTCTATCGGAAGATTCTTGATCGTGGAATCCACATCCATTGTCGTCCTTGATTCAAAACCAATGAGATTTGAAATCAGGTATCCACCCTTCAGCACAAAATTGTCCAAATAATCCGAATGGGCCAAACGATTGACAAAACATTCCATGTAATAGGCGTGTAGTGCTTGTTGTGGAGTAAGACCTATTTCTATGGAACGACTCTTGATGAGAGCTTTCAGTTGCATTGCATTTCGAGTCTTCATATCAGCACCTCCAGATATGGCCCGATTTTGTCTTCAACATGAAACATTCTTGCAAAGTCTGATAATTTCCAAATGTTTCTGTCTTTCGACCTCATGTACCTTTGTATTGCGGGAATATACCTTTCCTTGTTGAAATCTATACGACCATGGAGCAATTCGCATAAAGTCCGTTCAATGCAATACACCTTGATAGGATTGCTGTAGAACGAACGGATTTCCTGGACGCCCTCGTTTAATATTTCGGCGGGAGTCTGACGCACAAGAAAGTCTCGCCATAACTTTTTTGAGTGGTAGCCTTTCGGAACGGTTACCGTGAACTTTTCAGGAAGCAGGTCGCTATACCCCGTCAAGAAAAGTGCCGTCTCGTTGGAATACACAATCTTGTCACTTAGTAACTGCGGAATGAAAAATTCGTCTTCGAGGACATTGGCGAAGGCGTATAGACCGTAGTCAACCTTCTTTATCTCTCCTGATTCCTCCAGTTTTTTAAGGTCATACCTCGAAACACCGTGCTCCAGGCACTGTTTAAGGGAAAAATACCCTCTTTTCGCAAAATTTCGTATGTTTTGCATGGCTTCCATACTCCTAAATATAACATCTGATACACATAATGTCAAATCAAAGTGTATAAGATGTAAAAATGCAAGTACTTACAAACTACCGCAAAAACTGCGATAGTTTCCAACAATTTCAGTATATCCATAGCCTAACCTATGGAACGCATGCCCCTTGCGGGCCCCTGTCGGGGGATATGGGAAAGGTCGGAATTCCCGACAACAAAGCCGAACGGCCAATGTGCGCAATATACAAAAAACGTCTGTTTTAGGCAAAATGTAGACTAAAATGATGAAAATGAAGATTTTATTCTAAAACTGGGAGCTTTGTCGTCTTTGGGGAAGCGTTTATCTATATTTCCCATTGACATAGCCTGTGGCGTAAAAACCGCAGGCGCGAGTTTAACGTAGAGTTAGCTCTTATTCTCGTTATCGAAATCTGGTAAATTTTGAACATGCACGAGAGTACGAGAGTGAACACTCACGTCCAGCAATGGGCGTGGGTCGTTTGTTCTTTTTCGTGCATAGGCTTACCAGAGCCTCGATAACGGAAGTGCATTCGACGCCACGCTTTTTTTTGTGGATCGACTGCACGACATAAGGGCTAAAGGAGCCCTTATGAGTCTGTTCGAAAAGCTGCAAAAAGCCTCGTCCGAAGAAGACGTGAAGGCGGAATACATCAAGGCACTGCACCTTAAGCAGGTTCAGCGAAACCTGATAGATATTCAGACGCGCGAAGTCTGGTTCGAAGCGAAATTTGGCTCCAAGAAGTCGCTCTACGAAATGTTCACGCAGCTGCTTTTCTATATCCACCGGGCCCTCAAGGATGGCGAGCATATTCCTCCGTTTCTTTGCGTGGTCGATAGCGTCAAGGCCGCCATCATGAAGACGGATGTCGCGCTCCCGCTTTTACAAAATAAGAACGTCCACATCAAGTGGGGCAAGTCCGCCAGCGACGTAACGCAGGATGCGCTAGATATTGTTTCGCAGTACATCGGCACGCATTTTGTGAGTTTCAATATCGAAACGCACGAGAAAGAATTTATCGACACATTGCGAAACGCCATAGAAAAAGGCGAAATCATCCGCACGCAAATTACGCCCGACAATCTCAAACAGGTTTTCGACAAGTGGGTCGAGACGGTCGGCAAGGAAATCGTGAATGCGGAACCCGAAAACTTCGCGGAATTTTTCTACGCCGATGTGATGAGCGACGGCAAGGTCAGCACCCACGAACATTTGTCTGCAGAGCTATTGCACAAGGGCAACAAACCGATATTCTTGTTGAACGGGAAGACTTACGAAATCGCGAGTATGGATGGATACAGCCAGTTCTGGGCGATTTATGATAGGCCGCCCAAAGAGGAATTCCGCAGTTACTTGCTGGAACGCCGCGACAGCCTGATTCCCGTTGACGAACGGACTTTCAAGGGAGCCTACTACACTCCGCTCAATGTAGTTGACAAGGCTTACGACTTGCTAGAAAAGACGCTTGGTTCGAATTGGCAGAAGGACTATTATGTGTGGGATATGTGCTGCGGCGTCGGAAACCTCGAAGCCAAGCATTCCAATCACCGCCATTTGTTCATGAGCACTCTCGATCAAGAAGACGTGAACATCATGAAGGCGG
Coding sequences within:
- a CDS encoding type IV toxin-antitoxin system AbiEi family antitoxin domain-containing protein, which codes for MEAMQNIRNFAKRGYFSLKQCLEHGVSRYDLKKLEESGEIKKVDYGLYAFANVLEDEFFIPQLLSDKIVYSNETALFLTGYSDLLPEKFTVTVPKGYHSKKLWRDFLVRQTPAEILNEGVQEIRSFYSNPIKVYCIERTLCELLHGRIDFNKERYIPAIQRYMRSKDRNIWKLSDFARMFHVEDKIGPYLEVLI
- a CDS encoding nucleotidyl transferase AbiEii/AbiGii toxin family protein yields the protein MKTRNAMQLKALIKSRSIEIGLTPQQALHAYYMECFVNRLAHSDYLDNFVLKGGYLISNLIGFESRTTMDVDSTIKNLPIEETVMAKAFTHICGVQVEDDFTFTLDHLEFIREDDEYHGIRAFLNVDYEEMHGILTVDVTAGDSIYPGVQQMFFKRNFEKSLIRAWSYPVETVLAEKLETIITRSILNKRPRDYYDIHMLTKSVQFDIPTLNHALLATATHRKTKDKVLKYAYRIEEIEHSDDIRRQWEKYSKTFSYAKGIPFETVVGSVRNLLEKVLA
- the mdh gene encoding malate dehydrogenase, with product MARKKIALVGAGQIGGTMALVLAQKNLGDVVLIDIPQTQGMPKGKALDIMEGRSVINSSVDLQGSTDYSAIKGADVVIVTAGFPRMPGMSRDDLLDKNCGVIKTVAEAIKENAPDAFVIVITNPLDAMVYNMQKQSGLPANKVIGMAGVLDSARLACFVADELGVSVEDVKALVMGGHGDTMVSIMECVSVGGIPVSQLMSKEKFAELAKRTAGAGGEIVNLLGRGSAFYSPATSAIHMAEAYLLDKKSVFSCAAKLNGEYGVKGLYCGVPVVVGANGVEKILEVKMSAEEKAAFDKSVEACKKNAEWVDAHT